In a single window of the Clarias gariepinus isolate MV-2021 ecotype Netherlands chromosome 16, CGAR_prim_01v2, whole genome shotgun sequence genome:
- the LOC128544824 gene encoding chymotrypsin-like protease CTRL-1 has protein sequence MEMNFCQVVCVVCCLLFYATGSLAQLSVCGRAPLNTKIVGGANAAAGSWPWQVSIQTSGFHFCGGSLINENWVLSAAHCFQSFGAASITLVLGARNLQGTSTNIQQKGATKIIIHPNFNSTTIDNDIALVQLSSSVMFNAYVLPVCLAASSSSFSGGINVWITGWGRIATNVNLAAPQTLQEVVVPTVSNNACATVYGDLITNNMICAGVAAGGKGACNGDSGGPLVVKLNQTWIQAGIVSFGTNKGCSVPGIPTVFARVSQYQVWIENNTNNSETGFVAYSRGNCGSSNLFYLLFFPITPFLFFISTF, from the exons TGTGTGGTCGGGCTCCACTGAACACAAAAATTGTTGGAGGTGCAAATGCTGCTGCCGGGTCCTGGCCTTGGCAGGTCAGCATTCAGACAAGCGGCTTCCATTTCTGTGGTGGCAGCCTGATCAATGAAAACTGGGTCTTATCAGCTGCTCACTGTTTCCAAAG ctTTGGTGCAGCATCTATCACATTGGTACTAGGAGCACGGAATCTGCAGGGGACGAGCACTAATATTCAGCAAAAAGGCGCTACTAAAATTATCATCCACCCAAACTTTAACAGTACCACCATTGACAATGACATTGCTCTAGTCCAGCTGTCCTCTTCAGTGATGTTCAATGCGTACGTATTGCCGGTGTGCCTCGCAGCAAGCAGCAGTTCTTTTTCTGGTGGTATAAATGTCTGGATCACAGGATGGGGTAGAATTGCTACTAATG TGAATCTTGCAGCCCCACAAACTCTGCAGGAGGTGGTGGTGCCGACTGTCAGTAACAATGCCTGTGCAACGGTATACGGAGATTTAATAACCAACAATATGATATGTGCTGGAGTGGCTGCGGGAGGAAAAGGTGCATGCAAT GGTGATTCTGGAGGACCACTGGTGGTCAAGCTCAACCAAACATGGATTCAGGCTGGGATCGTCAGCTTTGGCACTAACAAAGGATGTTCTGTTCCTGGCATTCCCACTGTGTTTGCCAGAGTGTCTCAGTACCAAGTCTGGATTGAGAACAATACCAACAACAGTGAAACTGGATTTGTTGCATACTCAAGGGGCAATTGTGGTTCCTCCAATCTCttctatttgctttttttccctatcACCCCCTTCCTCTTCTTCATATCCACATTCTAG